Proteins found in one Candidatus Poribacteria bacterium genomic segment:
- a CDS encoding NACHT domain-containing protein — protein MRIKREQLLNALQDFALRGNGIIIGSPGIGKTYLLKELLRSLESVEIPVLFLPIDQLADGTDETLQSELSYEGDLIERLKSVPISDQKAILLFDAFDAARDEGTRKNFLRLIQRAVRELKESWNVIVTVRTYDAKKSQELLDLFGNPDDNHYHSENILCRHFTIPSFNKDEILQAFDQIGCPKSIYNDGSQDFKNILSNPFNLWLLEKIMQTSKNVPDFSQIRSEVQLLDLFWQRRIENENSEHLLRQIAGKMVHERSLSVRVDDVYDDVDLDKLVQKNAWDKLQSDEILSKISSSRQRIAFSHNILFDYAISVLLIDDKPQHLENFILEDASRPLFLRPSLTYFFTRLWYYDDSTSFWKVFWHIFPSDQSVHLRLVARLIPTSVIANEAHKIDQLKPLLEELRNAEKREIANEAVTRLLQALPTLQKIKCDTLWINFFDQVSQHLHEDFAWDLANLTSAILERVGESENSEIVDACGRIGRHLLEWVWEKRTAGKSTWYDRLGGYWAVPLVAKTYHTKPEKSRMLLEKILKLPQEDHFPITFLSWLTEHVDKIWKHDPEFVNSIYHTVFHHNESSDAKTSLSSGVLAMTSTRRQDYSMCRYRLIKHFPGFLQATPFPAAQSVIRSLNVFIVGEYVARYLKEGVKLEDIIEPFNFRGKPVYFIEDGSYIWDARNSSDEPIEMADALFKFISELTESEKSLPHLDSLLNIFRDEVIVAFFWKRLLGTASQFPKIFAPHLFELCIAKPILRGNDTRYELGQFLEAAASEFSSDQLRRIEESILALPIEATDEDLHNALVYRRNRLLERIPENLLVTDEARQIRKKMVRENDIQENRPLVSFSTSWGPVTEEKWLQTQGVDTTIPENQDLQRLSEPLNKFSSDWLNDAPTQEAVRLILPKLQEVYTKLKSDTEADQEVINLLWRNLTDCVAILGRIANNLESDFFTFCRQVLLEGAEHEEPKPNPEYDDQFDGPGYSPFPRHEAARGLLRFVFYQPDPEILDAIERLASDPVPSVRMVTAMELFRVYNKAPEIFWHIMDNRSVDEQNRVVQKYLYNTLTQVVAREKENEDKTTRVMAKLLEHTPPPIEGLEPSDSFIVLLMWLIIDRQNSWASKTIEDTYFKDPIWFANPLSRAVSEVVRDYVLPKHLERDEGRRRAKRAIEWLGQVIDLVSDRIKGLYRIVKEDDTEENVKKLHDTYNVINEVITRLYFAVAYKREQSEETVEEISDDLRRNYYNEVKPLMQQVITFAQKPESGIMFAPTAHYFMQLLRSFLGCNPKEVLHLAAEVVKSSERFGYNLDTLAVMEVVEFVELVLADYRHEVRDGEALEDLLNLLDLFAKIGWTDALKLVWRLDEVFR, from the coding sequence GGCACTGATGAAACTTTACAAAGTGAGCTGTCTTATGAAGGCGATTTGATTGAGAGGTTAAAATCCGTCCCTATTTCGGATCAGAAAGCAATTTTATTGTTTGATGCATTTGATGCCGCTCGAGATGAAGGGACACGCAAAAATTTTCTACGCCTGATTCAACGTGCAGTTCGTGAGCTCAAGGAATCTTGGAATGTCATTGTCACAGTCCGTACCTATGACGCGAAGAAATCACAAGAACTCTTAGATCTGTTTGGCAATCCTGATGACAACCACTATCACAGTGAAAACATCTTATGCCGCCATTTCACAATTCCATCTTTCAACAAAGATGAGATTCTACAAGCGTTCGACCAGATTGGATGTCCGAAATCTATCTATAATGATGGTTCTCAGGACTTTAAAAACATTCTCTCAAATCCCTTTAATCTTTGGTTGCTGGAAAAGATTATGCAGACATCAAAGAATGTTCCTGATTTCAGTCAGATCCGTTCTGAAGTCCAATTACTCGACCTATTTTGGCAACGACGAATTGAGAACGAAAACAGTGAGCACCTTCTGCGGCAAATCGCAGGCAAGATGGTTCACGAACGTTCATTGAGTGTTAGAGTAGATGACGTTTATGACGATGTAGACCTTGATAAACTAGTGCAAAAAAATGCTTGGGATAAACTCCAGAGTGATGAAATCCTGTCAAAGATATCTTCCTCTAGACAACGGATTGCTTTTTCTCACAATATTCTCTTTGACTATGCAATTAGCGTTCTGCTTATTGATGATAAACCTCAACACCTTGAAAATTTTATTCTTGAGGATGCGTCCCGTCCACTCTTTCTACGCCCGAGTCTAACGTATTTTTTTACACGCCTCTGGTACTATGACGACTCTACAAGTTTTTGGAAAGTTTTCTGGCACATTTTCCCAAGTGATCAATCCGTACATTTGCGCCTTGTTGCTCGTTTGATTCCGACAAGTGTTATTGCAAATGAAGCACACAAAATTGACCAATTAAAACCACTTTTGGAGGAATTAAGGAACGCTGAAAAGAGAGAAATCGCAAACGAAGCAGTAACACGGCTCCTGCAGGCACTGCCAACTCTACAAAAAATTAAATGTGATACTCTCTGGATCAATTTTTTCGATCAGGTTTCGCAGCACTTGCATGAGGACTTTGCCTGGGATTTGGCAAACCTCACCTCGGCTATTCTTGAACGAGTAGGTGAATCCGAAAATTCAGAGATTGTAGATGCTTGTGGACGAATTGGACGACATTTACTTGAATGGGTATGGGAAAAAAGAACAGCAGGCAAAAGTACTTGGTATGACCGGCTTGGAGGTTATTGGGCGGTGCCGCTTGTTGCCAAAACATATCATACGAAGCCTGAAAAATCTCGAATGCTTCTTGAAAAGATTCTTAAACTACCGCAGGAGGATCATTTCCCGATAACCTTCTTGTCATGGTTGACTGAACATGTTGACAAAATTTGGAAGCATGATCCTGAATTTGTCAACTCAATTTATCACACCGTATTCCATCACAATGAATCCAGCGATGCAAAAACAAGTCTGAGTAGCGGCGTTTTAGCTATGACAAGTACTCGCAGACAGGATTACAGCATGTGCCGATATCGGTTGATAAAACATTTTCCTGGTTTTCTTCAAGCGACTCCATTCCCGGCAGCACAATCGGTAATCCGAAGTTTAAATGTTTTTATTGTTGGAGAATATGTTGCCCGATACCTTAAAGAAGGTGTGAAACTTGAGGATATAATAGAGCCCTTCAATTTTCGTGGAAAACCCGTTTATTTTATCGAAGATGGCAGTTATATATGGGATGCGCGAAATTCCTCTGATGAACCTATTGAAATGGCAGATGCGCTATTTAAGTTTATTTCAGAATTGACGGAATCCGAAAAATCACTTCCGCATCTTGATTCGCTGCTTAACATTTTTCGTGATGAAGTGATAGTAGCGTTCTTCTGGAAACGACTTTTAGGGACTGCGTCACAATTTCCGAAGATATTCGCGCCGCATTTGTTTGAATTGTGCATAGCGAAACCAATCCTGAGAGGTAACGATACCCGTTATGAACTCGGTCAGTTTTTAGAGGCTGCTGCGTCTGAGTTTAGCTCAGACCAACTTCGTCGGATTGAAGAGAGTATCTTGGCACTTCCGATAGAAGCGACAGATGAGGATTTACACAATGCGCTTGTCTATCGAAGAAATCGGCTTCTTGAACGAATTCCTGAGAATCTGCTGGTTACGGATGAAGCGAGACAAATCCGAAAAAAGATGGTGCGTGAAAACGATATTCAGGAAAATCGACCATTGGTTAGTTTTAGCACCTCGTGGGGCCCCGTTACCGAGGAAAAGTGGCTTCAAACACAAGGTGTTGACACAACTATACCTGAAAATCAAGATTTACAACGCTTGTCCGAACCTCTCAATAAATTCAGTTCAGATTGGCTAAATGATGCACCGACTCAGGAAGCTGTTAGGTTAATTTTACCGAAGTTACAGGAGGTATACACTAAACTAAAAAGTGATACAGAAGCCGATCAGGAGGTAATCAATTTACTCTGGCGTAATCTAACCGATTGTGTGGCAATTCTCGGTCGGATTGCTAACAATCTTGAGAGTGATTTCTTTACTTTTTGCCGACAAGTGCTTTTAGAAGGGGCAGAACATGAAGAACCCAAACCAAATCCTGAATACGATGATCAATTCGATGGTCCAGGTTATTCTCCATTTCCACGACATGAAGCAGCTCGCGGGCTACTCCGGTTTGTGTTTTACCAACCTGATCCGGAAATATTGGATGCAATCGAAAGACTTGCAAGTGATCCTGTACCATCCGTTCGGATGGTAACGGCAATGGAGTTGTTCCGAGTTTATAACAAAGCACCTGAAATATTCTGGCACATTATGGATAATAGATCAGTGGATGAACAAAATCGCGTCGTGCAAAAGTATCTCTATAATACATTGACTCAGGTGGTCGCAAGGGAGAAAGAGAATGAAGACAAGACAACTCGCGTCATGGCGAAACTATTGGAGCATACACCGCCACCTATAGAAGGATTAGAACCATCAGATTCGTTCATCGTTTTGTTGATGTGGTTGATCATTGATCGCCAAAATTCATGGGCATCGAAAACAATTGAAGATACATACTTCAAAGACCCGATCTGGTTCGCTAATCCGTTGAGTCGTGCCGTGTCTGAGGTTGTAAGAGATTACGTCCTTCCGAAGCACCTCGAAAGGGATGAAGGACGCAGAAGAGCAAAACGGGCTATTGAATGGTTAGGACAAGTGATTGATCTGGTTTCTGATAGAATTAAAGGATTATATCGTATAGTCAAGGAAGATGACACTGAAGAAAATGTGAAAAAGTTACATGATACGTACAACGTGATTAATGAAGTTATTACACGTCTTTATTTTGCTGTTGCCTATAAAAGAGAGCAGTCTGAGGAAACTGTTGAGGAAATTTCCGACGACTTACGCCGTAATTACTACAATGAAGTCAAACCTTTGATGCAACAGGTCATTACTTTTGCACAAAAACCAGAAAGCGGCATCATGTTCGCTCCGACAGCGCACTATTTCATGCAACTTTTAAGGAGTTTCCTCGGTTGCAATCCCAAAGAGGTTTTGCATTTAGCAGCGGAGGTTGTAAAATCAAGTGAACGGTTTGGTTATAATCTTGATACTCTTGCGGTTATGGAGGTTGTCGAATTCGTTGAACTTGTACTTGCTGATTACCGACATGAAGTGCGCGACGGTGAAGCTTTGGAAGACCTACTCAATCTATTAGATCTTTTTGCCAAAATAGGATGGACGGACGCGCTTAAACTCGTTTGGCGGCTTGATGAGGTTTTTCGGTAG